The genomic window CCCCATCGGCACCATCGGCCTGCATCGGGTGGATTGGAAGAACCGCCTGGGGGTGCTGGGCATCTCCATCGGTGAAAAGCGCTTCTGGAACCAGGGCCTGGGCACAGATGCGGTGCGGACACTGCTCCGTTTCGCGTTCCTGGAGCTGAACCTGCACCGCGTCGAGCTGGAGGTCTATGATTTCAACCCGCGCGCCATGCGGTGCTACGAGAAGGCCGGCTTCCGCCTGGAGGGC from Anaerolineae bacterium includes these protein-coding regions:
- a CDS encoding GNAT family N-acetyltransferase gives rise to the protein MLFGERVRLRAPERTDIPTFVRWFNDPEVRRYLLMYLPMSQAREEQWFEEHLKARDEMMFVIETEEGGEWLPIGTIGLHRVDWKNRLGVLGISIGEKRFWNQGLGTDAVRTLLRFAFLELNLHRVELEVYDFNPRAMRCYEKAGFRLEG